In one Paramormyrops kingsleyae isolate MSU_618 chromosome 18, PKINGS_0.4, whole genome shotgun sequence genomic region, the following are encoded:
- the jam3b gene encoding junctional adhesion molecule 3B, with translation MYHQTGAFIDSKMAKAALVSSMVLLCTHCYVTIMAVNLRSENTTPWTEEFGSIELSCKIESIITEKPRIEWKKIKNGEPSYVYFADEVSGDLTGRAKLMEPASLFITNATRTDTAQYRCEVTAHKDDKIFDEILINLTVRVKPVTPRCSVPTSVPVGKTAELRCEESEGYPKPQYQWFRNNDELPLDPKTSPKFYNSSYSLDSSTGTLRFSVVKKEDAGEYYCRAKNEAGNSQCGPQKMEVYDINVTAIVLGVLVVVIVLLCITVGICCACKKGYFGIQTQTGNNYKAPSKGDGVDYVRTEDEGDFRHKSSFVI, from the exons GCTACGTCACTATCATGGCAGTGAACCTCCGAAGTGAAAATACTACACCGTGGACCGAGGAATTCGGCT CCATCGAACTATCGTGTAAGATAGAATCCATCATTACAGAAAAACCACGCATTGAATGGAAGAAGATAAAAAATGGTGAACCCAGTTATGTTTATTTTGCGGACGAAGTATCAG GGGATTTAACAGGCAGAGCGAAACTTATGGAACCCGCATCCTTATTTATAACCAATGCAACCAGAACAGACACCGCGCAGTACCGGTGTGAGGTCACCGCCCATAAGGATGACAAGATTTTTGATGAGATTTTGATCAACCTTACTGTAAGAG TGAAGCCGGTGACTCCCAGGTGCAGCGTGCCCACATCTGTGCCCGTGGGGAAGACGGCCGAGCTCCGGTGCGAGGAGAGCGAAGGATACCCCAAACCGCAGTACCAGTGGTTCCGGAACAATGACGAACTTCCCCTGGACCCCAAGACCAGTCCCAAATTCTACAACTCCAGCTACAGCCTGGATAGCAGCACAGGAACGCTG AGGTTCAGTGTCGTCAAGAAGGAGGACGCGGGAGAGTACTACTGCAGAGCAAAGAACGAGGCAGGGAACTCACAGTGTGGCCCTCAGAAGATGGAAGTCT ATGATATCAATGTCACAGCCATCGTACTGGGAGTGCTGGTGGTGGTCATTGTGCTCTTATGTATAACAGTTGGCATTTGCTGCGCTTGCAAAAAGGGCTACTTCGGAATCCAGACACAAACAGGAAACAA CTACAAGGCCCCATCCAAAGGAGATGGAGTGGACTACGTTAGGACAGAAGATGAG GGTGATTTCCGGCACAAATCTTCGTTTGTCATCTGA